The following proteins are encoded in a genomic region of Mus caroli chromosome 18, CAROLI_EIJ_v1.1, whole genome shotgun sequence:
- the LOC110284427 gene encoding LOW QUALITY PROTEIN: PRAME family member 12-like (The sequence of the model RefSeq protein was modified relative to this genomic sequence to represent the inferred CDS: substituted 1 base at 1 genomic stop codon): protein MSFKDPQTLQQLARRSLLKDEALTISALQNLPMQFFPPLFKDAFTNKHPNILRQMVAAWPFPTLPVGALMEIPHLETLKAVLDGLDLLMSQKDRPSRWNLQVLDLRDAHQDFWDGWAGLLHEVCSQDVFGKNQPVGNHPILGGKQTMTIKMNLSLMSRRPSKYLKYLYRWAKERKKGIQVVCEKLEFGAIPAYDPLDVLKVCDAASIQELTINICWDIYTLASLAPGVGXMKNLQKLLFKEICIYWDRPWDLEKEAHIVTEIFSEFSKLHKLQHLYLNDVYFLTEHLDLMLRCLKSPLETLAITHRTLSESDMSYLSQCPSIHQLKHLDLSGVTLFLSHPFLQSLLERLTATLQTLKLKGCMLMDWQISDLLPVLSQCSQLTEVDFVENFFSMDSLKKVLQHTANLTQLTLEKYPAPDEVYDDSDGVIPDRFVQLCSELLDTLKGVRQPKQIYFVSKRCLYCRNFCIYSFVGNI, encoded by the coding sequence ATGAGCTTCAAGGACCCACAAACACTCCAGCAGCTGGCAAGAAGAAGCCTGCTGAAAGATGAAGCCTTGACCATCTCTGCTCTGCAGAACCTGCCTATGCAATTCTTCCCACCACTCTTCAAGGATGCATTCACCAACAAACATCCTAACATACTAAGGCAGATGGTGGCAGCATGGCCTTTCCCAACCCTTCCTGTGGGAGCCCTGATGGAGATTCCTCACCTGGAGACCCTTAAAGCTGTGCTTGATGGCCTTGATTTGCTAATGTCACAAAAGGATCGACCTAGCAGGTGGAACCTACAAGTGCTTGATTTGCGAGATGCCCACCAGGACTTCTGGGATGGTTGGGCTGGATTACTTCATGAAGTCTGCTCTCAAGATGTCTTTGGCAAGAACCAACCAGTGGGAAATCATCCCATCCTAGGGGGGAAACAGACCATGactataaaaatgaatctttcccTCATGTCCCGCCGTCCCTCAAAATACCTAAAATATTTGTATCGGTGGgccaaggagagaaaaaaggggaTACAGGTTGTCTGTGAGAAGTTGGAGTTTGGGGCCATTCCTGCCTATGACCCACTGGATGTTCTGAAGGTTTGTGATGCAGCCTCAATCCAGGAATTGACAATAAACATATGCTGGGATATATATACCCTTGCATCACTAGCCCCTGGTGTGGGTTAGATGAAAAACCTCCAGAAACTCCTTTTCAAGGAAATCTGCATATATTGGGATAGGCCTTGGGACCTAGAGAAGGAAGCCCATATTGTTACAGAGATCTTTTCCGAGTTCTCCAAACTGCATAAGCTCCAGCATCTCTATTTGAATGATGTCTACTTCCTGACTGAACACCTGGACTTAATGCTCAGGTGCCTGAAGAGTCCATTAGAGACCCTTGCTATTACTCACCGCACACTGTCAGAATCAGACATGAGTTATCTGTCCCAGTGTCCAAGCATCCACCAGCTCAAACACCTGGACCTGAGTGGTGTCACCTTGTTTTTAAGTCATCCATTCCTACAAAGCCTGCTAGAAAGACTGACAGCTACTCTGCAGACATTAAAATTGAAAGGTTgtatgctcatggactggcaaaTCAGTGACCTCCTGCCTGTGCTGAGCCAGTGTTCCCAGCTCACTGAAGTCGATTTTGTGGAGAATTTCTTTTCCATGGACAGCCTGAAGAAGGTGCTGCAGCACACTGCCAACCTCACACAGCTGACCCTGGAGAAGTACCCTGCCCCTGATGAAGTCTATGATGACAGTGATGGTGTTATTCCAGACAGATTTGTGCAACTttgttctgagcttctggacacCCTCAAGGGTGTAAGGCAGCCAAAACAGATCTACTTTGTGAGTAAGAGGTGTTTATATTGTCGGAATTTCTGTATCTACAGTTTTGTTGGGAATATATAA